One region of Candidatus Poribacteria bacterium genomic DNA includes:
- a CDS encoding phytanoyl-CoA dioxygenase family protein, protein MPILTQAHREHFDEYGYMVIENAVPTELCDAVVDAIFAFLEMDPSDPNGWYRSPHKPGAGMVEMYQHQAMWNVYQHPPIHQIYTEVYRTHRIWVHPDRVNMKPPKHPDYPEWDHKGMYHWDADTSKLPIGFGTQGVLFLTDTTDNQGSFVCWPGAHKSLIDKENPWVPEISSEHFIQVPAKTGSLLVWHKALPHGNGRNTSDKPRLAQYMNFYPVPEPIDEERRQERITLWRERRALGRGPYPGDPRGWEAKNYGPAKLTPLGRKLLGLDLWD, encoded by the coding sequence ATGCCAATACTGACACAAGCACACCGAGAACACTTTGATGAATACGGCTACATGGTCATCGAAAATGCTGTCCCAACTGAATTGTGTGATGCTGTCGTTGACGCAATCTTTGCGTTCTTAGAAATGGATCCTTCAGACCCAAACGGCTGGTATCGTTCGCCTCATAAACCCGGTGCAGGCATGGTAGAGATGTACCAACACCAAGCCATGTGGAATGTCTACCAGCACCCACCGATCCATCAAATCTATACTGAGGTCTACCGGACCCACCGTATTTGGGTACACCCCGACCGCGTCAACATGAAACCCCCTAAACACCCCGACTACCCTGAGTGGGATCATAAGGGGATGTACCACTGGGATGCGGACACCTCGAAACTCCCCATTGGTTTCGGGACGCAAGGTGTTTTATTTCTGACAGACACAACTGACAATCAGGGGTCTTTTGTTTGCTGGCCCGGCGCACATAAGTCGTTGATTGACAAAGAAAATCCGTGGGTGCCAGAAATCTCGTCAGAACACTTCATTCAAGTGCCTGCGAAAACGGGTTCATTGCTCGTATGGCATAAAGCACTTCCGCACGGTAACGGTCGTAATACCTCTGATAAGCCGCGACTGGCGCAATACATGAACTTCTACCCAGTCCCCGAACCAATCGATGAGGAACGACGGCAAGAACGCATCACCTTGTGGCGCGAGCGAAGAGCATTGGGGCGAGGTCCCTATCCAGGCGACCCACGAGGGTGGGAAGCGAAAAATTATGGACCCGCAAAACTGACACCCTTGGGACGAAAACTGCTGGGACTCGATTTGTGGGACTAA